One window from the genome of Candidatus Leptovillus gracilis encodes:
- the efp gene encoding elongation factor P — protein sequence MIDVNQLRRGVSFTLNDNLYKVTEYSHNKPGRGKATIRVNVKDLRTGSNLQITFTSGDRVEDIRLDKGVYQYLYDDGQFHVFMNTETYEQKQVAHAVLEDDKYYLRDNMELELLSYEGEILDYIFPKSMEFEVVEAENAVAGDTATGATKEIVTDTGLRVKTPLFIQVGDRIKVNTETGEYSTRV from the coding sequence ATGATTGATGTCAATCAACTACGTCGTGGGGTCTCTTTCACCCTCAACGATAATTTGTATAAAGTGACCGAATACAGCCACAACAAACCGGGGCGCGGCAAAGCAACCATTCGCGTAAACGTCAAAGATTTACGCACCGGGTCGAACCTGCAAATTACCTTCACCTCTGGCGACCGCGTGGAAGATATTCGTCTGGACAAGGGTGTTTACCAGTATCTGTATGACGATGGGCAGTTTCACGTTTTTATGAACACCGAAACGTATGAGCAGAAGCAAGTTGCCCACGCTGTGTTGGAAGACGACAAATATTATTTGCGCGATAACATGGAATTGGAACTGCTCTCTTACGAAGGTGAAATCCTGGACTATATTTTCCCCAAGTCTATGGAATTTGAGGTCGTGGAGGCGGAAAATGCGGTCGCTGGCGATACGGCCACCGGCGCTACTAAAGAAATCGTCACCGACACCGGGCTGCGGGTGAAGACCCCGCTGTTTATTCAGGTGGGCGACCGCATCAAAGTCAACACGGAAACAGGCGAGTATAGTACCCGCGTCTAA
- a CDS encoding LysM peptidoglycan-binding domain-containing protein, translating into MNIILRLRKQKMLVVFLLALVLLLGLTATTQAAPTQQTGGVYHTIRWGETLSGIARLYGTTTQAILAANPHIWNPNLIFAGTVLFIPSGSVPPAPPPPPTTYCRFYHTVRYGDNLNRISTWYGTNPWSIAQANRIYNLNLIYAGQVLCIP; encoded by the coding sequence ATGAATATTATCCTACGCCTTCGCAAGCAAAAGATGTTGGTTGTGTTTTTGCTGGCGTTGGTGCTGCTGCTGGGGTTAACTGCCACCACGCAGGCCGCGCCGACGCAGCAGACAGGTGGCGTCTATCACACCATTCGTTGGGGTGAAACGCTTTCCGGTATTGCCCGCTTGTATGGTACGACAACTCAGGCGATTCTGGCGGCCAATCCCCATATCTGGAATCCGAATCTCATTTTCGCCGGTACGGTGCTGTTTATTCCCAGTGGGTCTGTGCCACCAGCTCCCCCGCCACCGCCCACCACCTACTGCCGGTTTTATCACACGGTGCGCTATGGCGATAACCTTAATCGGATTAGTACCTGGTATGGCACAAACCCCTGGTCCATCGCCCAGGCCAACCGCATCTACAACCTGAATCTGATTTACGCCGGGCAGGTGTTGTGCATTCCGTAA
- a CDS encoding leucine--tRNA ligase, with the protein MTNKSNPSPGRYPFPAIEEKWRAAWQASNLYQTGSDPDKPDVYILDFFPYPSGDGLSVGHGRNYVPTCVSARFMRMNGHNVLHPMGWDAFGLPAENYAITHGIHPRQSSAQFCATYKRQMQLLECSYDWSRELSSTDPAYYRWTQWFFLLLFRRGLAYRALGSQWWCPQCQTILANEQVVDGTCWRCDGEVSRKELEQWYFKITAYADRLLADLDTVDWPESIKTMQRNWIGRATAEDGQTVSYKMHDWLISRQRYWGAPIPIIHCPACGPVAVPENQLPVLLPDTTDFAPAGDGRSPLARITDWVQTICPQCGSPARRETDTLDGFACSSWYFLRFANPNYDEGPFDPTAVRRWLPVDTYVGGAEHAVMHLLYARFWTKVMADAGLVDFVEPFSQLRNQGMLLAASDGRKMSKSRGNVVTPDEMVARYGADALRAYLLFLGPFDAEVTWDEAGIRGVTRFLDKFWRLVEEFNPKAQRDEETKEDGEFERRRHQIIQRVTADMAGFRFNTAVAALMEYVNYLNDCREKPISYAQWRRALQSLTLLLAPICPFITEEVWQARLGHAQSVHQQTWPTFDPDYLAETLVTLPVQINGKVRDRIVVAVNATEAVVRETAVASPGIQKHVNGRAIHQIIIVPNKLVNIVIG; encoded by the coding sequence ATGACCAACAAATCCAACCCATCACCCGGCCGTTACCCCTTCCCGGCCATCGAAGAAAAATGGCGCGCCGCCTGGCAGGCCAGCAACCTGTACCAGACCGGCAGCGATCCGGACAAACCAGATGTGTACATCCTGGATTTTTTCCCTTATCCATCAGGCGATGGGCTGTCGGTGGGACACGGCCGTAACTACGTACCCACCTGCGTCAGCGCCCGCTTCATGCGCATGAACGGCCACAACGTGCTGCACCCCATGGGTTGGGACGCCTTCGGGCTGCCGGCCGAAAATTACGCCATCACCCACGGCATTCATCCCCGCCAAAGCAGCGCCCAATTCTGCGCCACCTACAAACGCCAGATGCAGCTCCTGGAATGCTCCTATGATTGGTCCCGCGAATTGAGTTCCACCGACCCGGCCTATTACCGCTGGACGCAGTGGTTTTTTCTGCTGCTGTTCCGGCGTGGGCTGGCGTATCGGGCGCTGGGCAGCCAATGGTGGTGTCCCCAGTGCCAGACCATTCTGGCAAACGAACAGGTGGTAGATGGTACATGCTGGCGCTGCGATGGCGAAGTCAGCCGCAAAGAGCTGGAGCAGTGGTACTTCAAAATTACCGCCTACGCCGACCGGCTGCTGGCCGACCTGGACACAGTAGATTGGCCGGAATCCATCAAAACCATGCAGCGCAACTGGATCGGCCGCGCCACAGCCGAAGATGGACAGACCGTCAGTTACAAAATGCACGACTGGCTGATCTCGCGCCAACGGTATTGGGGCGCGCCGATCCCCATTATCCACTGCCCGGCGTGCGGCCCGGTGGCCGTGCCGGAAAATCAACTGCCTGTCCTGCTGCCAGACACAACCGATTTTGCCCCGGCGGGCGACGGCCGTTCCCCGCTGGCGCGCATCACCGATTGGGTGCAAACCATCTGCCCGCAGTGCGGCAGCCCGGCCCGGCGCGAGACCGACACCCTGGATGGCTTCGCCTGTTCCTCCTGGTATTTCCTGCGCTTCGCCAACCCCAATTACGACGAGGGGCCGTTTGACCCAACGGCCGTGCGCCGCTGGCTGCCGGTGGATACTTACGTCGGCGGCGCGGAACACGCCGTGATGCACCTGCTGTATGCCCGTTTCTGGACAAAGGTCATGGCGGATGCCGGTCTGGTGGATTTTGTGGAACCGTTTAGTCAACTGCGCAACCAAGGGATGCTGCTGGCGGCCAGCGACGGCCGTAAAATGTCCAAATCACGCGGCAATGTGGTCACGCCCGACGAAATGGTCGCCCGCTACGGAGCTGACGCCCTGCGCGCCTATCTGCTGTTCCTGGGTCCGTTCGACGCCGAAGTGACCTGGGACGAGGCGGGGATTCGGGGAGTGACGCGCTTTCTGGACAAATTTTGGCGGCTGGTGGAAGAATTTAATCCAAAGGCACAAAGGGACGAAGAGACAAAGGAGGACGGGGAGTTTGAGCGGCGGCGGCATCAGATCATTCAACGGGTGACGGCGGATATGGCGGGATTTCGCTTTAATACGGCCGTTGCCGCCCTGATGGAATATGTTAACTATCTGAATGATTGCCGCGAGAAACCGATTTCCTATGCCCAATGGCGGCGGGCGCTGCAGAGCCTGACACTGCTGCTGGCGCCCATCTGCCCTTTCATCACCGAGGAGGTGTGGCAGGCCAGGCTGGGACATGCGCAGTCTGTGCATCAGCAGACGTGGCCCACCTTCGACCCAGACTATCTGGCCGAGACGTTGGTAACACTGCCGGTGCAGATAAATGGCAAAGTGCGTGACCGGATTGTGGTGGCTGTGAACGCGACGGAGGCGGTGGTGCGGGAAACGGCCGTTGCCTCCCCCGGCATTCAAAAACACGTAAACGGCCGTGCCATCCACCAGATCATCATCGTACCCAACAAATTGGTGAATATAGTTATTGGTTGA
- a CDS encoding SMEK domain-containing protein, whose product MLAKEAYLKKLSSYLALLQTHISMRGQMALFDVNIVAEDIVKELLNLAFGLELINLNKNTFNQASIDLGDLKNGVAVQVTSTKTSAKIETTINLFLEHGLYEKYSKLLIFVLQPKQKTYKKFDTHNLFNFDPEEHIIDFESFIRSVQSLETSQLKQLVDLLDTEIRIDGLKEDRSKDSPDALQEFFNQLTQWFKVLNYTIEPESVEIQKGYFRLIINVPERRGYSRIFVRGISGVAEMKDLHALNADIQNHRVNEAWLISARRVAQSVRNSVQDSVYCYTFDELIDLEADFTGYIDWLEREIVRRGIKDNYVDIACKRDETDPLTPKKVTPSTYDRSNGWIDGYIDQWLDDPAKEHISILGQFGMGKTWFALHYAWVMIRRYLDAKERGIKRPRLPLYIPLRDYAKAVSIESLFSEFFFRKHEIPIHGYSIFEELNRMGKFLLIFDGFDEMAAQIDRQKMINNFWQLARAVVPGTKVILTCRTEHFPEAKEGRSLLSAELRASISNLTGEPPQFEVLELLPFDDIQIKALLAKQVSPDVATRIVNDVRLLNLARRPVMTELIIEALPEITANKAVDIARIYLYAIQRKMERDIKAERTFTSMSDKLYFLCELSWEMLSTDRMQLNYREFPNRLTKLFPHAVKEQKNLDHWHYDMMGQTLLIRNSDGDYSPAHKSLPEFFVAYKFAAQLGGLLQDFLSPIFQQPEITSNRATQKYTWTSYFQREIVDAIKEKHPIFETFGCETLSTLATTFGKAPLSEALIEFLKDMVDKESLWNLVFLTRNKSFEETRFIGGNAITLLRRMNANLSDQDLSHTILVGADLFNADLSNTNLYGASLTQANLSGCTLAGTDLRFADLTDLQIGEMGEVLDVEWNPNGRWLASTSDNTNLYLWDSETWEQKILFKSNNGPVVNVQWSGDGRYLIALTETGNLNLWRVVNWQTIQLNGLFAISTFSRFAHDDHPNLAIGYSTGAVQIFHTGDWSVGHWWLPDFSSPVTALCFSEDNEYIAIGYLNGCVHVRREHNGELVQEIERLLSPITYLQFLEGNNYLLIYIGGYEIQGSVSGGRVLSAEANYLVEGYIEQAAEEFEVFYEDNKEQFEEKYKRRLKRNLSKQKLFKLKKDFYKETNPEGYRELLYWAEARAEEDLMEATWLDEEAEEEAYFDWPTRKAFVAGFVEKWDIRTGKRLLLRWSLTHEGMSMAYLDNGCYSVGRFNGSVLIWDNDFINIIKYLPDHTKPILAQSFNHSSKKLATGSADTTIRVWDVDKSSPSFGRCIKTLKIKMNCKGLQIEGARGLNVLSPDGGTSLKLWFVRRGALYS is encoded by the coding sequence ATGCTAGCAAAAGAAGCTTATCTCAAAAAATTATCCTCATATTTGGCATTGCTTCAGACGCACATCTCAATGAGAGGCCAAATGGCTTTGTTTGATGTGAATATCGTTGCAGAAGACATAGTCAAAGAATTGCTCAATCTAGCTTTTGGCCTTGAGCTGATCAATCTCAACAAAAACACCTTCAATCAAGCCAGTATTGATTTAGGGGATTTGAAGAATGGCGTGGCAGTACAGGTAACATCAACAAAAACATCTGCAAAGATTGAGACAACTATCAATCTGTTTTTAGAACACGGGCTTTATGAAAAGTACTCAAAACTGTTGATTTTTGTTCTCCAGCCAAAGCAAAAGACCTATAAGAAGTTTGATACCCATAATCTGTTCAACTTTGATCCAGAAGAACACATTATAGATTTTGAATCATTCATAAGATCTGTTCAGTCGCTTGAAACAAGTCAGCTAAAGCAACTGGTGGACTTGCTTGATACAGAAATAAGAATTGATGGCCTCAAAGAAGATAGATCTAAAGATAGCCCTGATGCCCTCCAAGAATTTTTCAATCAACTAACTCAATGGTTCAAAGTTCTAAATTACACTATCGAACCTGAAAGCGTCGAAATACAAAAGGGCTACTTTAGGTTGATTATCAATGTTCCAGAACGTCGAGGTTATTCTCGGATTTTTGTTCGCGGTATTAGCGGCGTAGCGGAAATGAAAGACTTGCATGCATTAAATGCAGATATACAAAACCACAGAGTTAATGAAGCTTGGTTGATTTCTGCCCGCAGGGTTGCCCAGTCAGTTAGGAACTCAGTACAGGATTCTGTCTATTGTTACACTTTTGATGAGCTTATCGACTTGGAGGCTGATTTCACAGGGTATATTGATTGGCTTGAACGAGAGATCGTGAGGCGTGGTATCAAGGATAATTATGTAGACATCGCATGTAAACGAGATGAGACAGACCCTCTAACGCCCAAAAAAGTAACGCCAAGCACATATGATCGATCAAATGGCTGGATTGATGGTTATATTGATCAATGGCTAGATGATCCTGCGAAAGAACACATATCTATTCTTGGGCAGTTTGGCATGGGGAAGACCTGGTTTGCCCTGCATTACGCCTGGGTCATGATAAGGCGTTACTTGGACGCAAAAGAACGGGGAATTAAGCGTCCGCGGTTACCTCTGTACATTCCTTTACGTGACTACGCTAAAGCCGTAAGCATAGAATCTTTGTTTTCTGAATTCTTTTTCCGGAAGCATGAAATCCCTATACATGGCTACTCAATTTTTGAAGAACTGAACCGCATGGGCAAGTTTCTTTTGATTTTCGATGGATTTGACGAAATGGCGGCACAAATTGATCGTCAAAAGATGATCAATAATTTTTGGCAGTTAGCGCGAGCTGTAGTGCCTGGAACAAAAGTGATTCTTACATGTAGGACGGAACACTTTCCAGAGGCAAAAGAAGGCCGATCACTTTTAAGCGCAGAACTTCGGGCATCAATATCAAATCTGACAGGTGAACCGCCCCAATTCGAGGTTTTGGAACTTCTACCATTTGATGACATACAGATAAAAGCTTTGTTGGCTAAACAAGTTAGCCCAGATGTTGCAACCAGAATAGTAAATGACGTTCGGTTGTTGAATTTAGCGCGTCGCCCTGTAATGACAGAGTTGATAATTGAAGCACTTCCAGAAATCACCGCAAACAAAGCTGTTGACATAGCCCGTATTTATTTGTATGCCATTCAGCGCAAGATGGAACGCGATATTAAAGCAGAACGCACCTTTACTTCAATGAGCGATAAGCTGTATTTTTTATGCGAATTGTCATGGGAAATGTTATCGACAGACAGAATGCAGCTTAATTATCGTGAATTTCCAAACCGATTAACAAAACTTTTTCCTCATGCCGTGAAAGAGCAAAAAAACCTTGATCATTGGCATTATGACATGATGGGACAAACCCTGTTGATCAGGAATTCAGATGGAGATTATAGCCCTGCGCACAAGTCTCTGCCGGAATTTTTTGTTGCTTATAAGTTTGCAGCACAACTTGGCGGTCTCCTTCAAGATTTCTTATCACCAATATTTCAACAACCGGAAATCACCTCAAATCGAGCAACTCAAAAATACACGTGGACATCTTATTTTCAACGGGAAATAGTTGACGCCATTAAAGAAAAGCACCCGATTTTTGAAACTTTTGGCTGTGAGACACTGAGTACTCTGGCAACAACCTTTGGGAAAGCACCCCTTTCTGAGGCTTTGATCGAATTCCTAAAAGATATGGTTGATAAAGAGAGTTTGTGGAATCTGGTTTTTTTGACACGAAACAAATCATTTGAAGAGACTCGTTTTATTGGGGGGAATGCTATCACGCTTCTCCGTAGAATGAATGCAAATCTTTCAGATCAAGATTTGAGTCACACAATTCTAGTAGGCGCTGATTTATTCAACGCCGATCTATCTAATACAAATCTGTATGGTGCGAGCTTGACGCAAGCGAATCTAAGCGGCTGCACCCTTGCAGGAACTGACTTGCGTTTCGCTGATTTAACAGACTTGCAAATAGGAGAAATGGGGGAAGTATTAGATGTAGAATGGAATCCAAATGGCCGCTGGTTAGCGAGTACGAGTGATAACACAAACCTGTACCTGTGGGATTCTGAAACTTGGGAACAGAAAATCCTATTTAAATCTAACAATGGCCCAGTCGTAAATGTGCAATGGAGTGGTGATGGGAGGTACTTGATTGCTCTTACAGAGACTGGAAATCTTAACCTTTGGAGAGTGGTAAATTGGCAGACCATTCAATTAAACGGGTTATTCGCGATCAGCACTTTCTCAAGGTTTGCACACGACGATCACCCTAACTTGGCTATTGGCTATTCAACCGGAGCGGTCCAAATCTTTCATACTGGAGATTGGAGTGTAGGTCATTGGTGGTTACCTGATTTTTCATCTCCAGTGACCGCATTATGTTTCAGCGAGGATAATGAATATATCGCTATTGGTTACCTGAATGGTTGTGTGCACGTACGACGCGAGCATAATGGGGAGTTGGTACAAGAAATTGAACGATTGCTGTCACCAATAACGTATTTACAATTTCTAGAAGGAAACAACTATTTGCTCATTTACATTGGCGGTTATGAAATTCAAGGCTCTGTAAGTGGAGGGAGAGTGTTATCCGCAGAGGCAAATTATTTAGTTGAAGGCTATATAGAGCAGGCTGCTGAGGAATTTGAGGTGTTTTATGAGGACAACAAGGAGCAGTTTGAGGAAAAGTATAAGCGACGATTGAAAAGAAACCTGAGCAAGCAAAAACTCTTCAAATTAAAGAAGGATTTTTACAAAGAAACAAATCCAGAGGGTTATAGAGAACTGCTTTATTGGGCAGAGGCCCGTGCTGAAGAAGATCTCATGGAAGCCACTTGGCTAGACGAAGAGGCTGAGGAGGAGGCATATTTTGATTGGCCTACTAGAAAAGCGTTTGTGGCAGGTTTCGTAGAGAAGTGGGATATAAGAACTGGTAAAAGACTGCTCCTTCGTTGGAGTCTAACACATGAAGGTATGTCTATGGCTTATTTGGACAACGGCTGCTATTCAGTAGGACGGTTCAATGGTAGTGTGTTGATTTGGGACAATGATTTCATCAATATAATCAAATATTTGCCAGATCACACCAAACCGATTCTTGCTCAGTCCTTTAATCATTCGTCCAAAAAACTTGCCACAGGTAGTGCGGATACAACAATACGGGTGTGGGATGTTGACAAAAGCAGTCCTTCATTTGGGAGATGCATCAAAACACTAAAAATCAAAATGAATTGTAAAGGGTTACAAATCGAAGGCGCTCGTGGACTAAACGTGTTAAGTCCAGATGGAGGAACTTCTCTTAAATTATGGTTCGTGAGACGTGGCGCACTTTATAGTTAA
- a CDS encoding DEAD/DEAH box helicase: MTLPDLLAQLRLNRDFISQVVAWERFPPRPAQFQTVNAPVDGRILAALQSRGVSQFFTHQAAAIDAALNGDNTIIATATASGKSLCYTVPVLQKLLVRPSARALYLFPTKALAHDQLAETAAILSAGKLPIEVHTYDGDTPQSRRAQVRRAGGILISNPDMLHAGMLPYHPTWRDLFANLQFIVLDEIHTYRGVFGSHVANVLRRVLRICDFYGSQPQVICCSATIANPQEHAERLVGRPFTLIGEGQNGAPTGEKHVILYNPPIINAELGLRGSAVMAARDAAVTFLAHDVQTIAFARTRQTVELLLTYLQDEMKYLGREATAVSGYRGGYLPLERRDIEHGLRSGALRGVVATNALELGIDIGELDAAVLTGYPGSIASTWQQIGRAGRRAAQSAAVMVASNNPLDQYICLHPRYLFGQTPEHALTNPDNLRIMVRHLLCAAYELPFRADEQFGGQPAEILLHALEAEGLLHKTRQQYHYVGEGAPATAVSLRTSGDDNVIVHDLGHELDETKTRAIGEVDLERAPTVVFEGAIYMHLARSYLVEHLDWDGRIAYVRPVDVDYYTQASVGSTIRELRATEDNQLTIDNLYRAWGEVTVVTKATGYRRIKRYTQETLGFGEIDLPEMTLETDGYWLIFGEALTEKLYDAGILLRPNDYGPNWQTQRQKALERDGRRCQICGAGGDGVLLHVHHKRPFREFSYVRDVNENYLDANKLENLVTLCPSCHRQAEAGQQTRSALGGLAYALGNLAPLFLMCDPGDIQVTAESRSPLTQAPTVVVYERVAAGVGFSQRLYELHDTLLDAALELVTDCRCRDGCPACVGPPGEIGPETKGVTRRLLRMLNGSIVDS, translated from the coding sequence ATGACCCTGCCCGACCTCTTGGCCCAACTGCGCCTCAACCGCGACTTCATCTCCCAGGTCGTCGCCTGGGAGCGCTTCCCCCCCCGCCCGGCCCAATTCCAGACGGTGAACGCGCCGGTTGACGGCCGTATCCTGGCCGCCCTGCAATCCCGCGGCGTCAGCCAGTTCTTCACCCATCAAGCCGCCGCCATAGACGCCGCCCTGAATGGCGACAATACCATCATCGCCACGGCCACCGCCTCAGGCAAATCGTTGTGCTACACCGTGCCCGTGCTGCAAAAATTGCTGGTACGGCCGTCCGCCCGCGCCCTCTACCTCTTCCCCACCAAAGCGCTGGCCCACGACCAACTCGCCGAAACGGCCGCCATCCTCAGCGCGGGCAAACTGCCCATCGAGGTGCATACCTACGATGGCGACACGCCGCAAAGCCGCCGGGCGCAGGTACGCCGCGCCGGCGGCATCCTCATCAGCAACCCCGACATGCTGCACGCGGGCATGTTGCCCTACCATCCCACCTGGCGCGACCTGTTCGCCAATTTGCAGTTCATCGTGCTGGACGAAATCCACACCTATCGCGGCGTGTTTGGCAGCCACGTCGCCAACGTGCTGCGCCGCGTGCTGCGCATTTGCGACTTTTACGGCAGCCAGCCGCAGGTGATTTGCTGCTCGGCGACCATCGCCAATCCCCAAGAACACGCGGAACGATTGGTCGGACGGCCGTTCACCCTCATCGGTGAAGGGCAAAATGGCGCACCGACGGGGGAAAAGCACGTCATCCTCTACAACCCGCCCATCATCAACGCCGAATTGGGGCTGCGCGGCAGCGCGGTGATGGCCGCCCGCGACGCGGCCGTCACCTTCCTGGCCCACGATGTGCAGACCATCGCCTTTGCCCGCACGCGGCAGACGGTGGAACTGCTGCTGACCTATTTGCAGGATGAGATGAAATATTTGGGACGGGAGGCAACGGCCGTTTCCGGCTATCGCGGCGGCTATTTACCCCTGGAGCGGCGCGATATTGAGCATGGTTTACGCAGCGGCGCGCTGCGCGGCGTGGTCGCCACCAACGCCCTGGAACTGGGCATAGACATTGGTGAACTGGATGCGGCCGTGCTGACGGGTTATCCCGGCTCCATCGCCTCGACGTGGCAGCAGATTGGCCGCGCCGGGCGGCGGGCGGCGCAGTCGGCGGCCGTCATGGTCGCCAGCAACAACCCGCTCGACCAGTACATTTGCCTTCATCCGCGTTATCTCTTCGGCCAGACGCCGGAACACGCGCTGACCAATCCCGACAACCTGCGCATCATGGTCCGCCACCTGCTTTGCGCTGCCTACGAACTGCCCTTCCGCGCCGATGAGCAATTTGGCGGCCAACCGGCCGAGATTTTGCTGCACGCCCTGGAAGCGGAGGGACTGCTGCACAAAACGCGGCAGCAGTATCATTATGTGGGTGAAGGAGCGCCGGCCACGGCCGTATCCCTGCGCACCAGCGGCGACGACAACGTCATCGTCCACGATTTGGGCCACGAGTTGGACGAGACGAAGACGCGGGCCATCGGCGAGGTGGATTTGGAGCGCGCGCCGACGGTGGTGTTCGAGGGGGCCATCTACATGCACCTGGCGCGAAGTTATCTGGTGGAGCATCTGGATTGGGACGGCCGTATCGCCTATGTGCGCCCGGTGGACGTGGACTATTACACGCAGGCCAGTGTGGGCAGCACGATTCGGGAATTGCGGGCGACGGAAGACAATCAATTGACAATTGACAATTTGTACCGCGCGTGGGGCGAGGTGACGGTGGTGACGAAGGCGACGGGCTACCGGCGGATTAAGCGCTATACGCAGGAGACGTTGGGGTTTGGCGAGATTGATTTGCCAGAGATGACGCTGGAGACAGACGGCTACTGGCTGATCTTTGGCGAGGCGCTGACGGAGAAATTGTACGACGCGGGGATTTTGCTGCGGCCGAATGATTATGGCCCGAACTGGCAAACACAGCGGCAGAAGGCGCTGGAGCGCGACGGCCGTCGCTGCCAGATTTGTGGCGCGGGTGGGGATGGGGTGTTACTCCATGTGCATCATAAACGGCCGTTCCGCGAATTTAGCTACGTGCGCGACGTGAACGAGAACTACCTGGACGCCAACAAGCTGGAAAACCTGGTCACGCTCTGCCCCTCCTGCCACCGCCAGGCCGAAGCCGGGCAGCAGACGCGCTCGGCGCTGGGCGGGCTGGCCTATGCGCTGGGTAACCTGGCTCCCCTGTTCCTGATGTGCGATCCGGGCGACATCCAGGTCACGGCCGAAAGCCGCAGTCCCCTCACACAAGCGCCAACGGTGGTGGTCTATGAGCGGGTGGCGGCCGGCGTCGGCTTTAGCCAGCGCCTCTATGAACTGCACGACACGCTGCTGGACGCCGCCCTGGAACTGGTAACGGACTGCCGCTGCCGCGATGGCTGCCCGGCCTGCGTCGGCCCGCCGGGGGAAATTGGCCCGGAGACAAAGGGCGTCACTCGTCGCCTGCTGCGGATGTTAAACGGATCAATTGTTGACTCTTGA
- a CDS encoding DUF86 domain-containing protein has protein sequence MTETERILTYLDDILTTSVKIGQFIDGLTYDEFQQDEKTIFAVVRALEIIGEAATKLPESFRETQADVPWRSMSGMRNKLIHNYAVINPLVVWKTAIEDIPKLSPKLERIMASLQ, from the coding sequence ATGACCGAGACAGAACGCATCCTGACCTACCTGGATGACATTTTGACAACCTCGGTCAAAATCGGTCAATTTATTGACGGTTTGACTTATGACGAATTCCAACAAGATGAAAAAACCATCTTTGCTGTTGTACGTGCATTGGAGATCATAGGCGAAGCGGCAACAAAACTTCCAGAATCTTTCCGAGAAACTCAAGCAGACGTCCCTTGGCGTTCTATGTCTGGGATGCGCAACAAGCTCATTCATAATTATGCGGTGATTAATCCGCTTGTCGTTTGGAAAACGGCTATTGAGGACATTCCCAAGTTATCACCTAAACTTGAGCGGATTATGGCTTCTTTACAGTAA
- a CDS encoding nucleotidyltransferase family protein gives MKELDHLRLRLKQKMPFLAKTYQVESLGIFGSFVRKEQNAQSDLDLLVTFTETPSLLRLIELEYYLGDLLGVRVDLVMKDSLKPRVSDRVLTEVLAV, from the coding sequence ATGAAGGAATTGGATCATCTACGCTTACGCTTAAAACAGAAAATGCCTTTTCTGGCAAAAACGTATCAGGTAGAAAGCCTGGGCATTTTTGGCTCCTTCGTGCGAAAAGAACAAAATGCCCAGAGCGATCTTGATTTGTTGGTCACTTTTACAGAAACGCCCAGTCTTCTGCGGTTGATCGAACTTGAATACTATTTGGGCGATTTATTAGGGGTGAGGGTGGATCTTGTCATGAAAGATTCGCTCAAACCGCGTGTTTCAGATAGGGTTCTGACTGAGGTACTTGCTGTATGA